A segment of the Bacteroidales bacterium WCE2008 genome:
ACCGTGTCTCAGTTCCAGTGTGGGGGATCTTCCTCTCAGAACCCCTAGACATCGTCGCCTTGGTGGGCCGTTGCCCCGCCAACTAGCTAATGTCCCGCGAGCCCATCCGTGACCACCGGAGTTTTCAACGTAGGGAGATGCCTCCCCTCGTGTTACGGGATGTTAGACGACGTTTCCATCGCTTATCCCCCTGTCACGGGCAAGTTGCTCACGTGTTACGCACCCTTCCGCCGGTCGCCGCCAGAGTATTGCTACTCCGCGCTGCCCCTCGACTTGCATGTGTTAAGCCTGCCGCTAGCGTTCATCCTGAGCCAGGATCAAACTCTTCTTTGTATATATCTCTATATAATTCTTAGCTGTCCTGACACTCGTTTTAATTCCTTCCGGAATTGACGCTCTCGATCTATCATTTTTTCTTTGATTTCTCGGTACTTGCTTGTACTAATCTTTCAATATTTTCAATGAACTTTATTTCCCTTCAAAAAGGACTGCAAAGATAAGTACTTTTTCTTATCCCACAAATTTTTTTGAGGATTTTTTTGGATTTTTTTCTCTCTGATGCCATAATATTGTTAAATTTGTTTTCCAAACGCTAAAAAACATGACCTCGCTTCTAAAAATCATAGCCGTTTTCGCCAAGATCGGAGCCTTCACAATAGGCGGCGGATACGCCATGATTCCCCTTATTGAAGCGGAAATGGGCAAGCGCGGATGGATAAGCGAAAAAGAGCTCCCGGACATAATAGCCCTTGCCCAATCGGCTCCCGGAGTCCTCGCCGTCAACGTTGCGATATTCGCCGGATATAAGCTCCGCGGAGTCAAAGGAAGCATCGCCGCGACCTTCGGCACCGTCCTCCCCTCATTCCTGATAATCCTCGCGATCGCGATGTTCATGACCAATTTCCAGGACAATCCTATAGTGATCCGCATATTCAACGGAATCCGCCCGGTCGTGATCTCCCTGATTGCCGTTCCTATGATCAATATGGCCCGTAAGAACAACCGGACCTGGTGGGCCTGGCTGATTACAGTCGCTACCCTGCTGGCAGTCGCGCTGCTGAAGATTTCGCCTATATATATACTTATAGTGGTAATGGTACTCGCCTTTGCCGTTACATATTATAGAGAAAAGAAGGAGGGACTGAGATGACCGACATAGTACTCATATACGCCCAGCTGTTCTGGGTTTTCTTCCTGATCGGCATCTTCACGTTCGGAGGCGGCTACGCCATGCTTTCGCTCATACAGACGCAGGTCGTCACCGCCCACCACTGGATCTCCGAGAGCACATTCACCAACATCGTGGCCATCTCCCAGATGACTCCGGGGCCTATCGGGGTCAACTGCGCGACCTACACCGGCTACGAAGTCCTGGCCTCTGCCGGCGCGGGCCATGCGACCGCAATCCTGGGTTCGGCCGTCGCGACCTTCGCCCTGATCCTGCCGTCGTTCTTCATAGTTCTGGCCATGGTCAAGTTCTACCAGAAGTTCATCGGAAACAGTCTGTTCGACGGAGTCATGAGCTGGCTGCGCCCGACCGTTACCGGCCTTATCGGAGCCGCCGCCGTCATACTTATAACGGATGTCTCATGGGGAGGCTTTCCCGGGCTCTCGTCGCCTCATTTCAGCATAATCAGGGACAACTTCATCGACTGGAAGAGCTGGGCGCTGTTCGGAGCCGCCATGGTCGCTTCGATGAAGTTCAAGGTCAGTCCGATAACGATAATAATAGCAGGGGGCATCCTCGGCCTGCTGCTGTATTGAAAAACATAAAATATATTTATATATGAAAACAATCATCAAGACATTGGCCATCTTCGCCATGGCCGCAGCCCTGGTTTCCTGCGGAAACAGGAATGCAGAGAAGAAAGCTGCCGAAGCTGCAGCCGAGCAGGCAAGACTGGACTCGTTAAAACAAATTGAAATGGAACAGAAAGTCAAGAACGCTGAAGCCATCATGGCTACCCTCCCGGAAGAACCGGTATTCGATATCGTCACCAATCTCGGAACGATGAAGATAAGGCTTTACAGCAAGACTGCAAAGCATAGAGACAACTTCGCAAAGCTGGCCCTCACCGGCTTCTACGACGGTCTGCTCTTCCACAGAGTAATCGACGGTTTCATGATCCAGGGCGGAGATCCGTTCACCAAGGACTCGGCATTGGTCGCAAAATACGGCACAGGCGGTCCTGGATACACCATTCCGGCCGAAATCCTTCCGGAATACAATCATAAGAAAGGCGCTCTCGCCGCCGCAAGGATGGGCGACATGGCCAATCCTATGAGAGAGTCATCCGGCTCGCAGTTCTACATCGTCCAGGACGAGAGGGCATGCTCTGCTCTTGACGGACAGTATACCGTTTATGGCAAAACCATTGAAGGTCTTGACGTTATCGACAAGATTGCTAAAGTAGCCACCAATAATCGCGACCTTCCGCTCAATCCGGTGCGCATTATTGCCG
Coding sequences within it:
- a CDS encoding chromate transporter, which gives rise to MTSLLKIIAVFAKIGAFTIGGGYAMIPLIEAEMGKRGWISEKELPDIIALAQSAPGVLAVNVAIFAGYKLRGVKGSIAATFGTVLPSFLIILAIAMFMTNFQDNPIVIRIFNGIRPVVISLIAVPMINMARKNNRTWWAWLITVATLLAVALLKISPIYILIVVMVLAFAVTYYREKKEGLR
- a CDS encoding chromate transporter, whose protein sequence is MTDIVLIYAQLFWVFFLIGIFTFGGGYAMLSLIQTQVVTAHHWISESTFTNIVAISQMTPGPIGVNCATYTGYEVLASAGAGHATAILGSAVATFALILPSFFIVLAMVKFYQKFIGNSLFDGVMSWLRPTVTGLIGAAAVILITDVSWGGFPGLSSPHFSIIRDNFIDWKSWALFGAAMVASMKFKVSPITIIIAGGILGLLLY
- a CDS encoding peptidylprolyl isomerase, with the protein product MKTIIKTLAIFAMAAALVSCGNRNAEKKAAEAAAEQARLDSLKQIEMEQKVKNAEAIMATLPEEPVFDIVTNLGTMKIRLYSKTAKHRDNFAKLALTGFYDGLLFHRVIDGFMIQGGDPFTKDSALVAKYGTGGPGYTIPAEILPEYNHKKGALAAARMGDMANPMRESSGSQFYIVQDERACSALDGQYTVYGKTIEGLDVIDKIAKVATNNRDLPLNPVRIIAVKLDESCISAKDSE